The Candidatus Limnocylindria bacterium genome segment GCGCCCTTCAGGCTGAACCACGCCACGCCCTCCTGCACGAGATCGAAGCGCAGCGAGAACGTGCCGGGGGTCGTGGGCGCGGCCACCTGGGCGGTGAGGTTCACGCTCTGGCCCGACGCGAGGTCCGCGGGCAGCTTGGTGCGCTCGCCGTCCCACACGACCGCGCGACCCGCGGAGTCGTACCAGTGGTAGCCGAGATTCACCGGATACGACGAGGTCGTCGGGAACGTCCCCTGTCCGGCGTTCGTCACCGTGACCGGAACGCTCGCGATCTGGCCGGCGGTGAACGCGGGCGCGCTGAGGATCGAGCCGACCGGCACGTTGTAGTTCGCCTTGAAGTCGACCGACACGCCCGTGGGTGTGTCGTCGGGCGCGACGCCCTTGTCCTCGAACGCGAACTCGTTCTCCTTATAGAGGTCGATGTAGAGCGTGTAGTTCGTCGGGTACGTCGGCGCGGTGATCGGGATGACGAGGTTCACGGTCTGTCCCGGCTGCACGTCGACCGCGAGCGGCGCGCGGTTCGCGCCGGGGAAGACGTTGCCGGTCGCGTTGCTGATCCACTTGTAGCCGAGGCGTACCGGGTTCACGCCGGTCGCGGGCCAGACTCGGCCGCCGTCGTTCGCGGCGGTCACGGTGATGATCTTCGTCTCGCCGGCGGTCCAGCTGATCGGCACGTTGTCCTTGACCCAGTCGACGCTCCAGTCGGCGGAGCGGAAGGCGACGTCGCGGACCGGCGAGTCGTAGAGCGAGCTCCACCACTGACCGTTGGTCTGGAGATCCCAGCGGATCGTGTAGCTGCCGACCGCGGGCGGGACGAAAGACGTGGTCACCGTGCCGGCGGCGTTCGGCGCGATCGCGGCCGCGATCGGTGTGACGCTGCCCTGCGTCGTGACCTGGCCGTCCTTGAGCACGCGGTACGAGAGCCCGGTCCCCGCGGGGATCGGCGTCGCGCCCTTGTTGAAGACCGTGACGACGACCGGCGCGGCGGCACCCGGGAAGGCTGCCTTGGGCATGTTCGGCTCGATGTACGGCAGCTGGTAGAAGCCGTTCGTCATCGCCGTCTGTATCTGGCTCTTGAAGCCCTGCATGATGTTGTAGATCCCGTTGCCCGGGCACGCGGTCTGGCCGCCGTGCGCGCTCACGATGTAGTTCGCGTCGCGGTGGCCCTGGATGTTCGGCGGATTCGACGTGACGTTGACCCACGAGCCGTTCGCGGCCTGCTCCTGGTGCGTGAACGTGTCGGCGCCGAACGGCTGGATGCCGTACTGCTGGAACTTCATCGCGATGATGGTCGAGATGCCGTTCTGCATCGTGCTCGTCGTCAGCTTGGTGCTGTAGTCGCCGATCGCAGCCACGCCGATCGAGCCGTTGTTCCAACCGTAGGCGTGACCGGCGATGACGTGGTCGCCGCCCGATCGACCGGTCCAGATGTTGCCGAACTTGTCGACCAGGTAGTTGTAGCCGATGTCGCCCCAGCCGCGCGTGACGGCGTGGAAGTAATAGATGGAGCGGATCGTCGCGGCGACGTTGGTGCCGCCGTCATCGGTGACGGTGTGATGGATGATCGCCTTCTGCACGCGCTGGTACTTGGGCACCCACTTCATGAGGCTCTCGTCGGCGCCCCAGTCCTGCCGCGTGAGGATCTTCTGCTCGCCCGCGGGCGCCGCGTCGGCGTAGCTGTTCCACATGTCAGCGAACGCGCCGGTGATGTCGTTCATGAGCTGCGCGACCGGGCCGGCGTTGACGTCGGTCACGTCCATGAACGTGAGCGCCATCCGGCCCAGCGCGTTGGTG includes the following:
- a CDS encoding N-acetylmuramoyl-L-alanine amidase, producing the protein MSRRWSRVRLALLMALFLFALFPNFGRPAHASPRASGLIVANEVVQTRPAARELGALTRPSAFPAGSDQGATGGDTLLFTSQVVDAGQLFDRIGTHWISAPGAEESIYVEMRVSKDGVRWTDWTALPHDEDMRNIDGNEQFAGPFEFPVSRYAQYRTWLTGGDTNALGRMALTFMDVTDVNAGPVAQLMNDITGAFADMWNSYADAAPAGEQKILTRQDWGADESLMKWVPKYQRVQKAIIHHTVTDDGGTNVAATIRSIYYFHAVTRGWGDIGYNYLVDKFGNIWTGRSGGDHVIAGHAYGWNNGSIGVAAIGDYSTKLTTSTMQNGISTIIAMKFQQYGIQPFGADTFTHQEQAANGSWVNVTSNPPNIQGHRDANYIVSAHGGQTACPGNGIYNIMQGFKSQIQTAMTNGFYQLPYIEPNMPKAAFPGAAAPVVVTVFNKGATPIPAGTGLSYRVLKDGQVTTQGSVTPIAAAIAPNAAGTVTTSFVPPAVGSYTIRWDLQTNGQWWSSLYDSPVRDVAFRSADWSVDWVKDNVPISWTAGETKIITVTAANDGGRVWPATGVNPVRLGYKWISNATGNVFPGANRAPLAVDVQPGQTVNLVIPITAPTYPTNYTLYIDLYKENEFAFEDKGVAPDDTPTGVSVDFKANYNVPVGSILSAPAFTAGQIASVPVTVTNAGQGTFPTTSSYPVNLGYHWYDSAGRAVVWDGERTKLPADLASGQSVNLTAQVAAPTTPGTFSLRFDLVQEGVAWFSLKGAAPTDFTVTVAGQLVPAYGASYSSALPSAPMAGTTTSVPIILTNNSNFPWLVGSANPVTLSYHWSTPAGATVVWDGLRTKLGADLQPGQSVQVQANLAFPSAAGTYVLKWDLVHEGITWFSGKGVPASTTQVAVSPFVAPFYGGAFIVDDVPTSLAPKITTTVPVKVFNLSNFDWGSDVNLSYHWLDGAGNTLVWDGLRTSLAGMKVGEVRIVQMNVTTPTALGSYILRPDIAREGVTWFSGQGMMLPSRTIAVATPQYGATYQTQTNFGAAVNAITTVPVTITNNGTLTWQPGTVNLSYHLYVPSGNVYVWDGLRTALPTAVPGGSSITVNAIVKVPTVAGPYTVGFDLVQEGVAWFSTRNVPTGSSTLQAQ